The Fluviicola sp. genome contains a region encoding:
- a CDS encoding cation diffusion facilitator family transporter yields the protein MGHDHAHHHHEVVLTKVNTAFVVGIILNLAFVVIEAIVGIVIDSLSVLSDAGHNLADVGTLALSLLAFKLMKVKSTSQYTYGYRKTSILVALFNSMLLVLTIGAIVYGSIDRIFHPQEIPGLTVSIIAGIGIVINFSTALFFLRNKEKDINVKSAYLHLLADALVSAGLVVGGIVIYYTGLYWLDSVFSLIIAAIILFGTWKLMKESLRLSLDGVPSAIHLEEIVALVQQAKGVREVHHVHIWPLSSTENAMTAHLVLEESVTCEEEAKIKHELRHLLEHQNIRHVTFETERKACENGSCSS from the coding sequence ATGGGACATGATCATGCACATCATCATCACGAAGTTGTACTGACGAAAGTCAATACCGCTTTTGTTGTCGGGATCATACTCAATTTGGCGTTTGTGGTCATCGAAGCCATTGTAGGTATTGTAATTGATTCGCTTTCCGTACTTTCGGATGCCGGGCACAACCTGGCGGATGTTGGAACTTTGGCCCTTTCGCTGCTGGCTTTCAAACTCATGAAAGTCAAATCGACCAGTCAATATACTTACGGTTACCGCAAGACTTCCATTCTAGTGGCTTTATTTAATTCCATGCTTTTGGTTCTGACCATCGGGGCAATTGTTTACGGTTCGATAGACCGGATCTTTCATCCGCAGGAAATTCCGGGACTAACCGTTTCCATCATTGCAGGGATCGGGATTGTGATCAATTTTTCCACAGCCTTATTCTTCCTGCGCAACAAAGAGAAAGACATCAATGTGAAAAGTGCTTACCTGCATTTGCTCGCAGATGCGTTGGTTTCGGCAGGATTGGTGGTTGGCGGTATCGTCATTTACTACACCGGTTTGTACTGGCTGGATTCGGTTTTCAGTTTGATTATTGCGGCAATTATATTGTTCGGTACCTGGAAGTTGATGAAGGAAAGCCTGCGCTTGTCTTTAGACGGTGTTCCGAGTGCAATTCACCTCGAAGAAATAGTGGCTCTGGTTCAACAGGCAAAAGGCGTAAGAGAAGTTCATCACGTGCACATCTGGCCTTTGAGTTCCACCGAAAACGCCATGACGGCTCATTTGGTGCTGGAAGAATCCGTAACCTGTGAAGAAGAAGCAAAAATCAAGCACGAATTGCGCCATTTACTCGAACATCAGAACATCCGGCACGTGACTTTCGAAACCGAACGGAAAGCT
- a CDS encoding acyl-CoA desaturase produces MQYIRLTRSDDFTKKLSQQVDEYLKRNNLKRYGNWRILLKVPLMFSLFLLPYFLMVFGVIENHWLMFFMTMVMGVGMAGIGLSIMHDANHGAFSKYKWLNKIMSFSMEILGGSNLNWRIQHNVLHHSFTNVHDMDEDIDSIGLLRFSPNVPRKKVHRFQVYYAWFFYGFMTLAWMTNKDFMQLSRYSKEGLLQAQNKTFRKALIQLIFSKLLYYVYIIAIPLLVMDVSWWQVLIGFFVMHFICGLILAFVFQVAHVMPQTEFMTKDGYTEKNDEVSWAKHQMMTTANFENWNPLLTWYVGGLNYQIEHHLFPDISHIHYPKISKIVKKTAQEYGIQYNYHTTFWGAIFNHLRLLKQLGRA; encoded by the coding sequence ATGCAATACATACGACTCACAAGAAGTGACGACTTTACAAAAAAGCTCTCCCAACAAGTAGATGAATACCTTAAAAGAAATAACCTGAAGCGTTATGGAAACTGGCGCATTCTCCTGAAAGTTCCATTGATGTTCTCCTTGTTTTTACTTCCTTATTTTTTAATGGTTTTCGGAGTGATCGAAAATCATTGGCTGATGTTCTTCATGACGATGGTCATGGGTGTGGGAATGGCAGGAATCGGACTATCGATCATGCACGACGCCAATCACGGAGCATTTTCCAAATACAAATGGCTGAATAAAATCATGAGTTTCTCCATGGAAATCCTTGGGGGTTCCAACTTGAACTGGCGCATTCAGCACAACGTATTACACCACAGCTTTACGAACGTACACGACATGGATGAAGACATCGATTCGATCGGGTTACTTCGTTTTTCACCAAATGTACCGCGTAAGAAAGTACACCGTTTCCAGGTTTATTACGCGTGGTTCTTCTACGGATTTATGACCTTGGCATGGATGACCAATAAAGATTTCATGCAATTGAGCCGTTACAGCAAAGAAGGCTTGCTTCAGGCACAGAACAAGACATTCAGAAAAGCGTTGATCCAATTGATCTTTTCCAAGTTGCTTTATTACGTATATATCATCGCTATTCCATTACTTGTGATGGATGTAAGTTGGTGGCAGGTGCTCATAGGTTTCTTCGTGATGCATTTTATTTGCGGATTAATTTTGGCATTTGTTTTCCAGGTAGCACACGTAATGCCTCAAACAGAATTCATGACCAAAGACGGGTATACTGAAAAGAACGACGAGGTTTCCTGGGCAAAACACCAGATGATGACCACAGCGAATTTCGAGAACTGGAACCCGTTATTGACCTGGTACGTAGGTGGATTGAACTACCAGATCGAACACCATTTATTCCCGGATATTTCGCATATTCATTATCCGAAAATTTCCAAGATCGTTAAAAAAACGGCACAGGAATACGGTATTCAGTACAACTACCACACGACTTTTTGGGGAGCGATCTTCAACCATTTGAGATTATTGAAACAATTGGGAAGAGCTTAA